TGCTGCCGCGGCCCAGCGAGATCGCCATCGCGCTGGGCGAGAACATCTCCGACGTGTGGGCGGCCTCGCGGGTCACGGGATTCATCATCCTCAGCGGGCTCGCCGGCGGCGTCATACTCGGCGCGGCGGCCTCACTGGTCGTCACCCGCTTCCGCACCGCCAACGAGACGCTGACCCCGCTGGCGGTGGCGATCAACGCCATCCCGATCATCGCCTTGGCGCCCCTGTTCAACAACTGGCTGGGGATCACCTCGCCGCGCTCCAATCAGGCCGTGGTGGTGCTGCTGGTGTTCTTCCCGGTGTTCATCAACTGTGCCCGCGGCCTCAGCGAGGTGGACGACGAGAAGATCGAACTCATGCGGTCCTACGCGGCGAGCGACTGGCGCATCATGCGCACCGTCCGCATCCCGAACGCGCTGCCGTTCTTCTTCACGGCGCTGCGCCTGGTGGCGTCGCTGGCGGTGATCGCCGCCATCGTGGTGGAGTACTTCGGGGGCCGCCAGGACACGCTCGGCAATATCATCACGCAGAACGCCCAGTTCACGCGTTACGACGTGGCGTGGGCGGCCGTCGTGGCGGGCAGCATCATCGGGATCGCCCTCTACTTCGCCTCCCTGATCGTCGAACGGCTCGTCACGGGCCGGTACGCACGGGCGACGGCGGCGGTCTGAGCAGCCGGGACAGAATCTCCGGGCGGGTTCCTCGCACCCCGCCCGCTGAGACAAGGGGAAGACAACAGACATGAAAGGGGAGACAATGAAGACTCCGAAGAAGACATTCGCCTGGCGACTGCTGGCGGCTCTGCTGGCGGTGGCGCTGGTGGCCGCTGCCTGCGGCGACGACGAGGAGGCGGTGACCGCCCCGGCGCCTGCGCCCGAGCCCGCAGCGGCTCCCGAGCCGCCGCCACCCGAACCGGCGCCCGCGCCGGCCGAGGAGGCCGCGTCCATGATGGGAGAATGCGACGGGCTGACCGAGGTCACCGTGCAGCTGCAGTGGTTCACCCAGTCGCAGTTCGCCGGCTACTACGCCGCGCACGACCAGGGCCTCTACGAGGACCTGTGCCTCGACGTGACCATCCTGGAGGGCGGCGTGGAGATCGTGCCGATCCCGGTGCTGGACTCCGGCGGCGCCGACTTCGCCGTGTCGTGGGTGCCGCGGGGGCTGGTGCCTCGCGAGGAGGGGGCGAACGTGGTGAACATCGCCCAGATCTTCGAGCGCAGCGCCACCTTGCAGGTGTCCTGGGCCGATTCGGGCATCGAGAGCGTCGAGGACTTGGCTGGCAAGACCGTCGGCAACTGGGGCTTCGGCAACGAGTTCGAGCTGCTCGCCGGTCTGCGCCGCAGCGGCATCGACCCCGACAGCGACGTGACCCTGGTGCAGCAGAACTTCGACATGTCGGCGCTGCTGAACCGGGAGATCGACGCCGCCCAGGCCATGATCTACAACGAGTACGCCCAGGTGCTGGAGGCCGTCAACCCCGACACCGGCGAGCTGTACCAGCCCGAGGACCTCGTGGTCATCGACTGGAACGACGTGGGCACCGCCATGCTGCAGGACGCCATCTGGGCCGACGCCGACCTCCTCGACAGCGACGCGGCCTACCGCGACACCGCCGTGCGGTTCGTGCAGGGCACCCTCGCCGGGTGGATCTGGTGCCGCGACAACCCCGATGCCTGCGTCGACGTGGTGCTCGACAACGCCCCGACGCTGGGCCGCTCGCACCAGACCTGGCAGCTCAACGAGATCAGCGCCCTGATCTGGCCGTCCAGCAACGGCATCGGCGTGATGGACGAGGGTCTGTGGAACCAGACGATCGACGTGGCGGTGACCGAGGGCATCCTCTCGGCCGAACCCGAGGGCGAGGCCTACCGCACCGACATCGCGCTGGAGGCCATCGCCAACCTCGAGGCCCAAGGCATCGACACCAGAGGCATCGGCTGGAGCCGCGTCACCGTCGTCCTGAACGAGGGCGGCGAGTAGCCGAAACCCGCAGGGGGTCGCCGGCGGCCAACCAACAGCCGCCGGCGACGCCGTGTCCTCGAGCGTTCATTCCGGCGAAGGCTGGAATCCAGGTCGGTACAGGCCCGGACGCCGCCGATGGCGCTCCGGCGGCCTCTGAATTGCCGCCTGTGCCGTATCGGACTACAGATTTAGCCGTTCCAACAGTTCCTCGACACTCAGGTCTTCGAAAATGATCTCGGACATGGGCGATGTCATGCCCCGCTCGCCGCGCGTGTCCATCGGGGAGTTCATTCGACCTCGGTCTCTTCGTCGTGACGATATCGCAGGCTCTCGTACTGCCCGCCAGAGCGGCCGGCGACTGCAGGTATTGGTCAACTGGCCCTCGTCGCCAGGGACTTGGGCAGATCGACCTGCGCAAGCGACACCGTCGTCGGGAGTTCGGCGGGCGGCTCGCTGTCATCGCGCGCGAGTCGGGCGTGGAACATCATCGCCTCGGTCACCGACATCGCCGGTTCGGGAATCGGGGTGCCCTCCTCGATCAGGCTCTCGATATGG
The window above is part of the bacterium genome. Proteins encoded here:
- a CDS encoding ABC transporter permease subunit, whose protein sequence is MKRLRGGAWLPPAVFGAAALGLWELLLWATDPQGFVLPRPSEIAIALGENISDVWAASRVTGFIILSGLAGGVILGAAASLVVTRFRTANETLTPLAVAINAIPIIALAPLFNNWLGITSPRSNQAVVVLLVFFPVFINCARGLSEVDDEKIELMRSYAASDWRIMRTVRIPNALPFFFTALRLVASLAVIAAIVVEYFGGRQDTLGNIITQNAQFTRYDVAWAAVVAGSIIGIALYFASLIVERLVTGRYARATAAV
- a CDS encoding ABC transporter substrate-binding protein, with the protein product MKTPKKTFAWRLLAALLAVALVAAACGDDEEAVTAPAPAPEPAAAPEPPPPEPAPAPAEEAASMMGECDGLTEVTVQLQWFTQSQFAGYYAAHDQGLYEDLCLDVTILEGGVEIVPIPVLDSGGADFAVSWVPRGLVPREEGANVVNIAQIFERSATLQVSWADSGIESVEDLAGKTVGNWGFGNEFELLAGLRRSGIDPDSDVTLVQQNFDMSALLNREIDAAQAMIYNEYAQVLEAVNPDTGELYQPEDLVVIDWNDVGTAMLQDAIWADADLLDSDAAYRDTAVRFVQGTLAGWIWCRDNPDACVDVVLDNAPTLGRSHQTWQLNEISALIWPSSNGIGVMDEGLWNQTIDVAVTEGILSAEPEGEAYRTDIALEAIANLEAQGIDTRGIGWSRVTVVLNEGGE